The stretch of DNA TAAACTTGAAAACTTGCACTTGCAATTTGTTCTAGCCTGTACTTAATTATGCAAAGCTACAATAGTTACTATTAACTATTGGCTGCTGCTATTttgtttatctaaaaaaagcCATTGACAAGCACATAATTGTCAAAAATGACATTGACAAGTGTGAGTTCTACGTAATGCCATCGTACAAATgattttgtctaaaaaataccatcgGCGTTAGAGTTTCGTCCATCTCACGCCATCAAATACATTGTTCATCTTATAACACTTAACAAATGGTTGCTGACAGAAATCTAACAGTGATAAGATTTATTAGACAAAGTCATTTGTATGATGACATTAATAAAATTAGCAAATACAGGATAGATATAAAACTtcaaatgtttggtttatacgATTGATTTAAAGGAGCTTAGAATATCTTATTTACAGTACTAAATTCAGTAATACTAGTTATTCTAGATGAGGTGCTTCAATCCATGCTAAGCTTTTGGTGACAATTATATAGGATTTACATATATGGAAGCTTGGAATAGAGAGACACAAACATGTGTAGGGGAACCAACAAATCAAGCGATCATGCAAAGGAAGGAATGTGGATGGAAGGAGGCTTGGTGGTTGTCATGTCTCAATTGAAAGTGcctcttcaaatttaattttagtgaTTAATGACAGTAAAACTAGAATTGACTAATATGATCTCAAGTGTTTTTTAGTATTAATTGGTCCAATATATGTCAAAAGAAATCACATggtttttttgaaacaaaaaggTCATCAAAACTCAATGGTATAAATGTGTACATCTTGTTTTTGTTGGGTTAGAATATTGTACTGCTAAGAGGGCTAAGAGGGacaacacacacatataattGGATTAGACACTAGTGTTGATTGATCAATTCTCTTGAAGTGTTCTAATATATTCTTGATCATAATAGATGACACATCTAAATCTCCAAAATTCTTCTAAAGTCAAGTTTTTATTTGGGCTAAGTTATAAGCAATTAGAATATCCAATCCCACGGAATGTCCAAGATCTAATCTGAAGAGGACATGATCGACTTAGATAATATGATGATCAATGTTACACAATGATGAACCAAAGGTGCATGCTTTCTacattatacttatattttatatatttgaacaaaagaTGTTGCAACATGCATTGTGTATACTATCGTTTGCAAAATTACTAGCTTGGGTGAAACGAACGAGAGCGAGGGTATGTAGTGGGTGGTTGATCAGTGGAATTGATTGGGGACCAACCCATGACCTTTTTCAAGTGTTTTCTCAAGCTACCAAGCCACATTTGGGCCACAAAGGACATGAGAAGAAGCCCCACGTGTTTGGACTTGGTCCTCTTGAGAGCATCAACTTCAAATGGACTTTACCGTTGATTTAGAAGCTTCTTGGGaaccataattaatttttggaaaGCTTATGACTACATCAAAATTCCTCCTTAACTGacaaaaaccataaaaaatgTCACTTACCTAAtctagtaatatatttttgaccgTGGGCCTTGTAACTGTGTCATGGGCTAGGACTAGGTGGTGTATGCCCTTAGGGCTAACCCTAGGACGTCCctactaatatatattcagTGGACGTTAATGTATTAGCTgggttttgcttagattatttagatgtcatACATTCACCGCTAGATCTGTTTGTGGAACCCCAAATTCGTGGGATAAATCTTTCATCTGCAATTCAGTTTGTGTTTTCCTTGTTTTTGTGAATTTCTTCAGCTTTTAGGACCAAAACCTTTATGGTGAGGTCGACTGCGTGAGAGTGTGCTTGATAATGACTAGACGTGCGAGTGTAGTGGTTGTGAGGTAATGATTGCTAAACAGAAGCCTCAAAACACGAATGTCTTCATATCATCAAATCAAACCTATCGGAAGATCAAGCACCTAATCTCACATCATATTGTAACTtgactctttgttttatattgtttctTTGATAAGAATTTTTGACATGGATACCAAAATATCCAACAACCTAGAAAGTTTGAAAACCTATGCAACTAGACTCTCTAGCTAGTTGAGGCAAACATTATCAATCGTAATGTGAACCTAGTAATCAAAGTACTCCATGTTGTGTAACTCAAGtctttgtctagatttaattCTTAGATTAGAAGTTCTGATGGTGACATTTGAAAATCCAAACCCATGTGTCGACGATCTAGGTCGGCAATAATACTATAGGGTGGCTAAAAGGCGTGGAagtcgatggttaggatgaagttGAAGGTTTACCTAGGTTTAGGCTCTTGGCTggtgagataataccctagTCATGCTGAAATTGTATTTGATGATGTATGATTGTGTGTCCCCTAGGGGGTGCCTCATACctccttatatagtgggggatagaGCTTGCAAATATGGGAGAGTCATAATCTaacaagactaagatctatacTATAGATAAGGCCATGTCCGGTGTCTATGTCATGTAATCCGGATAATACCAAACCCCTAACCGATCCAGTACATATATGATTGTCTTCCTATCCGGTACCATGTattatacatacatgtatagTTTAGGGATATCCCTAGTACATGTATCCACACCATGTATTTTTAGACCTAGGATTTAAATTGAATGTTGGAAATGCTAATAAATGGACTGAATATCCAGCCTTGAAGTCAAAATTTCTGGGGTGGGAGGAAATCCCCTCTTCCACATGTGGGGAGATTTTGGGGTTCCTATTTAAGTCCCCATTCAACCCTTTTTTCAACATTAGCCATCCACTTTCACTCAAACGAGCTTTTGGCTAGAGCTTTGTGCTTTgtgttttttaatctttaagagcattctctctcttttctctaaaatattCATTGGTTTTCATGCTTCgtctctttttattttgatttggaaATTTGGACTCTAGAACATTTGTTTTCTCCCATATCTTGAGCTCTATAGTTGACTCCAAGTGTTGGGTGGCATTTGTTACTCTTAGAGGTTGAGGACTCCTACATAAGTAGgaagtgacaaaaaaaaagtgtgtgCAAGGTGAAAGACCAAGATAATGCACAAAGAGGGGTGAATGTGCCTAGCAAAAAAAGTTAGCAGCAGAAGTAAAACATTCACCGAAGTCTCTAGTCCCAAACACCGAATTCTCTGGTGTGGTTTCTTAGCCTAGACAGAGAGTTTACAATGACCACTCCGGATGAAAGTATTGGATGCTTCGGTGCAACTTGAGACTCTCCTTTTGAGGAGATTCTAGAGAGGCATAGGGGTAAAAATCAAGCACAAAAACGAAGAACACACATAACACGATAGTTTTTACTGGAGCTCAGATTTTGCAATCTTACTATCTGTTAAGGGACTCAGCCAGGCTAGATATCTCTCGATCCCTTGCCTTACCAAGCTCACAACCACGAGTAGGCCTTGGTTTCTCAAGCCACCACCTAGGGGAGCTGTTCTTGGGTGTCCACTGGAGATCTAACCCTAGCAACATACGTCTATTCACTGGTGATGCTTACTCTATCAATCAAATTCCTAGGAGTAAGCCTGGTATCCACTAGCTTACCTTGTTTCCTATCGGAGGCAAGGAGAACCTTGTACAAACTTTATGAGCAAATCACAACCTTGAAATGCTCGCAGGAGATGCCTAGCCGGCTAGGAATAAAGCCTCAAAGACTAACAAGCTTGGGTGTAGGTTAGCGACGATTCCGAGGTGCTCTTCTCAATATCTTAGGTGCCTTCATCGTAAACCCTAGATTTCTCCCTCTGGAACACTTTTTGTCTAGAGGAGGAAGAATCCTAGGGGATAAGGGAAATGATTGGTGGAGATCCATATGGGAAGATGGATGGAATGTCTATAGACCTCGCAAAAAGAAAAGTGGTGGCTTAAGCCAACTAATCGCTACTAGCTATTAGGCATATATTTAGTTTTCGGAGACTCTGGAATAGGCCTATTCAACTTCAGCCTAACCTGGCCCGAAAAAGCCCAAGCACAACCCGGTTGGACCATGCATCAGGCTGGATCTAGGTCTGTATATTGAAGCCCAAAACCCCAAAAAGCCTGAAAACCCCTAGAAAAGCTCGACTTGGCCCGAGAAAGCTTGGGAGTCACACCAGGCCCAGGCTCTGTTTTTGCTAGAAATGTTGGGCTCAAGATGGGCGTGGGCCTAAGGTTTTTGGACGGGCTTTTTCTAGGCCTAGGCCCAAATCACGACCTGACCTGTATTTTGAACATGCCTACTCTGAAAGCCCTAGATTCTCATAGCTACAAATGTCACTAGAGACTCTGGTGACAACTACCGAAGACTAGTGCACTTGCTCTACAAGATAGAAAATTCTCGTTGAAGCTTTTGACCAACATCACTGGACACTTCGGTGTGACTTCTTTGTCATGCATAGGGAATGCACCAAGGTTTTCGATAACCGTCATGAGAGATTCAGAGATCTTCTAGAGCCCAAAATAAAACCCAAGCAAGTGTGATGCAACATGTTTCACTCAATCAACTTAGGATCATATGAGAGATCTTTGATATGCTTGTGTCCTTCAAAGATTATAGCCTCTGTTTGATTCAGCttaggattattgtaatctagattatagaaataatcagaaacaaacaattaaatCGTTGTAACAACTTATTATAATTAGAGTCCATATTATTATGATCTAATAAACTCCTCTAAGGATGCTTTTTACATATTATTGAGACCAAAAACCAACTACCCTTAGGTAGTTACCTAATTTGCTATCCATAATCTACTTTAGCTTAAACTATTCCacttatattaatatagtttaattatctagattacaataatcttAAGTGGAAACAAAGTCTTACCCGAGCTAAATAATCCTAAGTAAAAACAAGGTCTTAGCCGAGCAGGACTACTACCCAAAGATGAACGAAGTTTTGGTACGCGGTGGTTGCTTGTGCCGTCGTTTTGCATCTCCACCGTCAGCGATAAGAATCGCATCAACTGCTGTCGCACTACAAATGTACTTATGTGCTAACGAATATAACTACGCTGTCAGTGAGCTAAAATGCATCGGCACAGAGCTTGACCAACCTTACCAACCGTGTCACCATGATAGCCATCAATCATGACCAACTGTATGTCTAGATTGGACATTTGCCACCCCATGACCCGATAACCTTCGCTACATATTTGATACATAGGCTACGTTCGCTCCAGGTgagaataaattaacttaccggcgaaaaaaattgtaatagattagtatatgattaattaattattaaaaaatataaaatatattaatataattttttaaaacaactttcctatagaatttttttaaaaaaaatacaccgtttagcagtttagaaaacaTGTATGCGAAAAACGatagagataagttaacttatagccTTGCCGAACGTGGCCATAGTAGTACTACAAAGGTCCTCATGTTGAGAGACTAAATACCACATGTACAACGCAAGCCCAAGAGgatagataaagaaaaaaaaaaaaaagaacaaagagaacccaaagaattaaaataatcatgaaTCTGTGCTATACAGGCGACATCACTGGTCAAGTCAAAATCATGTTGGGAGGACCCTGAATCATTTAATAGCCTTTGCCGCTCGATATGGAGCAGAAAGTGTAACTGCTGCTCCCCTGAAAAATGCTTCTTGAAGTGGCACTATTCAGCCATGATATTGTTTAGCATGGAAGCGATTTTCGCTGTCTTGTAGTCGTCCCTGAGTTGAATGAATCTGCAATTCAGATCGCAGAGTTAGCATCAGGGGTGATAGAAGTGCTCGAGTGGAAACTATCATGTTATACTATGCAAGATACAGTACCGCAAGGCATCTTTTCGGATACTGGGGGTTCCTTCAAACAAGGAAGCTAGACTTTCTGGAGCAACAATAAATACATTGGCCATGCTGCAAACAAACAATAGAAATTATATTAGGGGTAGATTTAGAGGATCATCAGGGAAATAAGTAGATACAAGGCACACTTACATCCCAAGCAGTTCAAACTTTTCGTCTATCGATGGGGCATTAAAGCTACGAACAAATTCCCCATATTCAGTGATGTCACGTTTCAACCGTAACCCACCACTGCAAAAATGAATACGACACTGATCAGCATCTGACAAGACAACCCTTCCTATCATGCAACATAATAGGACGATACCTGGGACTAAACGTAAATTTCTGCCAATGATTGAGTAGTCCCTTATGCAACCGATTTCCCTAAGGCACAGCGCAGGTGCATATTTTCCATGTCAGTAAAACATCTAAAAGAGTGCAAAATGTACAGCATAAAAATAGCACCATACTGCTCATGTATAGCTCATTGCTCATTGTGCTAGATAATGCACAGGACAGGAAGCAGCAGTAACATGCTAGGTAGTTCATAAAAACatacaattaatttaaattaagattGACATACCAGCTCAGTCAAAAAGGACTGTTTATTGAGACCTTCTAGAGCACTGAATGCAACCTCGAGAACACGAGATAGATAGGCCACAATTCTGAAATAACCGATAATATAATCAGGCTTATTTGTATTGGACAATGTTAGGCAATCATATAAAAGAACACCTTATGCAAGCATTGGTTGGCCGATGATCTGGTGCAGCTCCATCATCTGGTGTCCGATAATCTGTAGTCTTCTGTTCTGTAGACAACAGTCTTTCAACCTGTCAAGCAACAATAGAACACCAACTTAACCAAATGTTGATGGGCCTAGAGACACCAAAAGTAACACATCTTATTTGCTCATCATTAAAGTTACACTAACAAGACACAAACACATAACAGTGTGCCTATAATGAGACTGATGCACACCTCAGACATGACGGTATCAATGCACAGTAGCAGTCCTTTGTGGGCAGCAGCCTCAACAACAGATACTGCAGATCCCATGTCTTCGCAAGCTGAGGGATGGGCACCATCCACAGGCAGCAGGAGCCGAGATATAGTATTTGAGAAGTACTGCAGAGGAGGGGGTGAAAATCAGCATGGTTGTTTTAGCAAACTAAGTTTCAAGTTTAGCAATGTCTGTGCATATGACCTGCTGAAGAATAGCCACACTGCTAGCACAACGCTGCACGGCAATCATGAAGCATCTAAAGCTATTCTCGCCTTGAGCAGCTGCAACCTCTGcctgaaaaaatatttcaaatctaACTGCATCTTTCATCCAATGATAAAAGCTGGACACAAATGGGTTTGATTGCAAAAATGAACATTTGATTAGAATAGGAAATCAGACATActgcagtagcagcagcagcagccacccTTCTACTAACACTTGTCCCAATGACGTATCTGTCCCGTTGAGCGGCTGCTTCATTTAAACTGTCTCTGGCACGGTCAAGCCCTTCAGTCAAATATTGGCTTACCTGTATAGCAAAACAACACTTCAATCAGATGTGCAAAACATTTCTAAGATTGCCAATTGTTATTGGAGCATGTAGTTCTTCACTCACTTGATCAAGCAAGCACGCAAATACGGATCTTACATTAGCTGCAACAGTGGCAGGCTGCAAACAATAATCGGAGTTAATTCTTTTAATAACAGTCAAACTGTTTTCAGATTTAGAAAGCCTTGCCAATAAAAATGAAGGGTCTTCTGGATTTCAAAATAGCATGTCTGTTCATACTTTTGCACAGCAtattgaaaataaagaaattatataccAAACCCAAGAGATAACTGGGATGAAAAAACAGTTCAACCTGAGAAAACAACAACGTGCATCTGGATATTGCTTCCTCATTCCAGCGAACAAATTCAGTCACTACAGTAACCGATATCTGCTGCTGTGgtaatgtagttgcagatccTCCTTTTGAACGCCCAATCGTGCCAGTTGACTCAGATTGTTGCTTGGCTTCAGCTCTCAATTCAGCCATCTGCAGagcaatttcaaatttgaaaactatGGCACTTGAAACTATTACATTTGAAATTCTGACATCCTATAAATGCAGAAAAGACCTTTGATTGATATAGCTGTCTGAGTGATGCTTGTTCAAATTCTGTGTACTCATCTTTGTGTGAAACATATATGGATTCAGTGAGACCTACAAGAAACCAAAATAAGAATCACAATGGTCATTAACAGATCTGCAACTGCATTCCAAATGTAAAAGTACGGTATTCTGTACAATGGATTGAACTactttaatttatatgattaaaGGACATCTGAATGGACCACACCAAAAGACTAATAGTTCAAAATTACTATAAATTATTCAGTACTGTCTAGTTGATAGTCAGTGCTAAACTGTCCCGATCAGGAGGGTAACATGTGGGTTAGTCAGTCCTAGTCAGCCAATTCTAGCCAGTGACTAGACAATCACACGGCCTGACTATGTGAGAAAATTTGGTGAGGGCTGATCCCTCCCCACACCCATATTCCTCTTCCCTCACACCATCCCCATGCAAGCCCTTGTTGTTTTCCCGGCACCAACCCCCCTGCGCTCCACTGCCAGTGCGTTTTGTGTGTCAGCTTCATACTTCCTTTCTTTCAATAgcctaaaaatatactatggAGACTGTCAAATTAGCTAGTTACTTATTTGAACAATTTACTGTTGGTAATATTGGAACCACTGTCTAATCATTGCCTAGTCGGCTGACCACCGACTAGGTGAACACTGAAATTATTAACTGCACCTTGTAAAACTAAGCTTGATCTGCAAATAACTAGAAATGTGTAGTACCTAGTATATCATCGATTGTTTACAATAGCACACAAAATAGAAGATGATCCAAAAGAGCAAGAATAAAAGAACAGATGCATAGTACTTTTGTACAAAACAAAGGTTGaagaagaacaaaataaaaataatgcaacaCAAAGTACCTTCGATGTCCAAATCCCCACAACCAATAGATTGCAACTCTTTAGCAAGTTCTTTTGTCTTGTCATATGCTACTGCCAGAACTCTAAGGTACTGCCATTTCCATATGATAGAAATGAGATTTGTCATGCTGCAATAAAGGA from Oryza brachyantha chromosome 12, ObraRS2, whole genome shotgun sequence encodes:
- the LOC102717858 gene encoding exocyst complex component 5, with product MPPAADPPAALPLTLDLEDFKGDFSFDALFGGLVDELLPEFRGDDAPGAPPPPPPVLGAAPPVFPAVDELLGLFKHSCKELVDLRRQIDKRLQNLKKEVATQDAKHRKTLGELEKGVDGLFDSFARLDTRISSVGQTAAKIGDHLQSAESQRETASQTIDLIKYLMEFNSTPGDLMELSPLFSDDSRVAEAASIAQKLRSFAEEDVGRHGVTPAVGSANASRGLEVAVANLQEYCNELENRLLARFDTASQRRELSTMAECAKILSQFNRGTSAMQHYVTTRPMFIDVEIMNTDIQVVLGDEGPQADSISIAEGLSILYKEIADTVRKEATTIMAVFPSPNEVMSILVQRVLEQRVTAILDRLLIKPSLASLPPIEEGGLLQYLRVLAVAYDKTKELAKELQSIGCGDLDIEGLTESIYVSHKDEYTEFEQASLRQLYQSKMAELRAEAKQQSESTGTIGRSKGGSATTLPQQQISVTVVTEFVRWNEEAISRCTLLFSQPATVAANVRSVFACLLDQVSQYLTEGLDRARDSLNEAAAQRDRYVIGTSVSRRVAAAAATAAEVAAAQGENSFRCFMIAVQRCASSVAILQQYFSNTISRLLLPVDGAHPSACEDMGSAVSVVEAAAHKGLLLCIDTVMSEVERLLSTEQKTTDYRTPDDGAAPDHRPTNACIRIVAYLSRVLEVAFSALEGLNKQSFLTELGNRLHKGLLNHWQKFTFSPSGGLRLKRDITEYGEFVRSFNAPSIDEKFELLGIMANVFIVAPESLASLFEGTPSIRKDALRFIQLRDDYKTAKIASMLNNIMAE